CAGAAGGACGCGTCCCCGATCGAGTCGGTGCTTTTGGGCAACGCGTTGACGGCTCTGATCGGTTTGCCGTTCGCGTTCAGCTCGTGGCCCAGCGCGAGATCGTGGCTGGGGCTGGTCTGGCTGGGAGTTTTCCAACTGGGCCTGGCCTACGTCCTTTACACAAAAGGGATCAAGCACGTGCGGGCGCTGGAATCGACTTTGATCAGCACCGTGGAACCCGTGTTGAATCCGATCTGGGTGATGCTGTTCCTGGGTGAAATGCCGGGGCGCTGGTCGTGGATCGGCGGAGGCTTGGTGATTTTGGCGGCCACGGTTCGAGGGGTGCTCACGGCGAGAAGCAGCAACTCCTAGGAGACGGGGAGCACACGCGCCCTCGCGTGTTCCGACCGGCGCCCTCGCCGGTCGGAGCGTCGGAGAAACCATCTCATCAAACGACCGCATTTTCGGACAGAAGAGAGCGGTCGGCGGGGGCGCCGACCGCTGCACGCGAGGGCGCGTGCGCTCCCCAGCTTGTGTGGATGAACACGGCAAAGGCAAGAAAACAGGCCGCTGTGTTTTCACGCAGCGGCCTGTTGCGAGAAGTTAATGACAACTTTGTTCGGATCCTGATCAGACCGTCAGTTGTTGCCGCCCCGCCGGGCGCCGCCGCCTCGGCCGCCGCCAAATCCGAATCCACCGCCCCCTTGCTTCAGGGCTTCGATTTGTTCGCTGGACAATTTGCTTTTCACTTTGGCAAAGGCCTTGGCCCGGGCGATGGCCTGCTCTTCTTCGGCTTTGGCGAGCGCGGCTACTTTGGCTTTGATGTCGGCCTCGTCCACTTTGGCCGAATAAATGGCCGCGTTCAGATCCGTGCGCGCCTGGCGGACCTTCTGCCCGTGTTCGCGAACTTCGTCGTTCATCTGCCGAAGCGCTTCGCGTTGTTCTTCGGTCGCGTTTTGGAAGGCAGCCCCGCCGCCGCCTCCTCGGCCGCGGCCCTGGCCCTGGCCCTGGCCCTGGGCAGAGACCATCGGCGCGTTCATCAGGATGACAGACGCGACCAACATTGCGGGCAGGCAGCGCCATAATGAGTAAGTTTTCATCGTCGTTTCACGTGGTTTACTTGATTCGTGCGTGAATCGCCAAGGACACGCGTCGGCTTGCCTATCACGCTTTCTCAGGTGAGACGACGCGCTACCTGGCTTGGTTACGGAACCAACGCCGCCAAAACGTTAGAAGGTTAAATCGTTGAATCGTTGTAACCGTTAACGACGGTGGGGCGACGCTCCTGCGGAGCCTTTCTTCGACGGCATTGGCTCGGCGGGCGCCTCGCCCCACTTTAACTACCTCAACTGAGGGGATACGAATCGTTAAGTCGGTGAAAGCGCTTCGAGGATCGTGGGAGTCTCGCTCAGCCGTGCTCGAAAATGAAATGGGCTCCAGTTCGGCAGTGCATCCACAAGTTTATCAGTTCCATGAAGGCCCGAGCTGGGTGGAGCGGGCTGCCAGCCCGCTTCGCGCGGCAACCTGCCGCGTGAAAGGTCGCGAGTAATTCCTTGCGATCCGTCCAGGACTGATCCGCGACCGTTCCGTCCGGCTGGTAGCCGGACGGAACAGGCAAGTTGCCTGTGCCACCGACAACACGTGGATGCACCACCTTTTGGGGACGCGAACTTTTTCCATCGCCACAGACATCCAAATCGCCTAAACGTTCCCGCCATGACTGAAACGTTTGCGCCGCGGTTGCCGAAGTGGCCGTTCTTCTTCGGCGACCTCTGTCTGCTTGTGCTCGCGTGGTTCATTGCGGACCGATACGGAACCGCCTTCGGCCTCGGTCCGATGGGCCTTTGCCTTGCGGCCGTGGCTCTCGGCGCGTGGGTCTGCATTCTGCCTTACTTGAAGGATCACCAGGCCTTGCTGAAAATGGCGGAGGCCAACACGCTTTCGACGGCCGTGGCCCAACTCCAGAACATCGAACAAATCAAAAACCAGATCGCCAATTCCACTTCCCAATGGCAGTTCGTCCAGGACGAATCGAAAAGGACGGTCGCCGCCGCCAAAGAAATCGCCGACCGCATGAAAGCCGAGACGCGCGAGTTTTGCGCTTTCCTGGAAAAAGCCAACGAAACGGAGAAAGCGCACCTCCGGCTTGAAGTGGAGAAACTGCGCCGCAGCGAAGGCGAATGGCTCCAGGTGGTGGTGCGAATGCTCGACCACATCTA
The genomic region above belongs to Verrucomicrobiota bacterium and contains:
- a CDS encoding periplasmic heavy metal sensor, coding for MKTYSLWRCLPAMLVASVILMNAPMVSAQGQGQGQGRGRGGGGGAAFQNATEEQREALRQMNDEVREHGQKVRQARTDLNAAIYSAKVDEADIKAKVAALAKAEEEQAIARAKAFAKVKSKLSSEQIEALKQGGGGFGFGGGRGGGARRGGNN